One Candidatus Zixiibacteriota bacterium genomic window carries:
- a CDS encoding MFS transporter, with protein sequence MTSTAPAAGAAGGAANPGLFRQLASLPRPFWMANVIEMFERLAYYGVRVVIPIYIAQADEPGGLHFTQADKGLIFMIWAIVQSLVPMVSGGFADRYGYKKTMAFAFTVKIIGYLTMATQREFWPFLGGVCLLAFGTAVFKPGVQGTLVRTLNNKNSSIGWGTFYMLVNIGGFLGPPLAHFFYGISWPAVFFGCAGIISLNYIMLFTYKEVHAGGEQKGGPLHILAITARNFLNGKLVVFILIMSGFWLMFMQLFDMLPNFIVDWVNSASLVKTLGLPDWMLQLNSDRAPQLSQEWMINANSGLIILLVVPLSWMVSRLRRVHSITIGVIISSVGLVLAGFTTAGVFCILGIMVFSVGEMLASPKMNEYLGVIAPEGQKGLYMGYANVPLAVGWGYGSLYGGQVYGTMGEKAKLAADYLAAKYQVLDVARTEAFAKLQEVSGMNAQEATDALWHAYHPYKLWYQFAAVGLLSAAAMVWYSWWVKRDEKANA encoded by the coding sequence ATGACGTCAACCGCGCCGGCAGCCGGTGCCGCGGGCGGGGCCGCCAACCCCGGCCTTTTCCGCCAACTCGCTTCCCTTCCGCGCCCCTTCTGGATGGCCAACGTCATCGAGATGTTCGAGCGCCTGGCCTACTACGGAGTGCGGGTCGTGATTCCCATTTACATCGCCCAGGCCGACGAGCCGGGCGGGCTGCATTTCACCCAGGCCGACAAGGGACTCATCTTCATGATCTGGGCGATCGTGCAGTCGCTGGTGCCGATGGTCTCGGGGGGCTTCGCCGACCGCTACGGCTACAAGAAGACGATGGCCTTCGCGTTCACGGTCAAGATTATCGGGTACCTCACGATGGCCACGCAGCGGGAGTTCTGGCCCTTCCTCGGCGGCGTGTGCCTGCTGGCGTTCGGGACGGCGGTGTTCAAGCCGGGGGTGCAGGGGACGCTGGTGCGGACGCTGAACAACAAGAATTCGTCGATCGGGTGGGGGACGTTCTACATGCTGGTGAATATCGGGGGGTTCCTCGGCCCGCCGCTGGCGCACTTCTTCTACGGTATCTCCTGGCCGGCGGTGTTTTTCGGCTGCGCCGGGATCATCTCGCTCAACTACATCATGCTCTTCACCTACAAGGAAGTGCATGCGGGGGGGGAGCAGAAGGGGGGGCCGCTGCACATCCTGGCGATCACCGCCCGCAATTTCCTCAACGGCAAACTGGTCGTGTTCATCCTCATCATGTCGGGGTTCTGGCTCATGTTCATGCAGCTGTTCGACATGCTGCCCAATTTCATTGTCGACTGGGTCAATTCCGCGTCGCTGGTGAAAACGCTCGGGCTGCCCGACTGGATGCTGCAGCTCAATTCCGACCGGGCGCCCCAGTTGTCGCAGGAGTGGATGATCAACGCCAATTCGGGGCTGATCATCCTGCTCGTCGTGCCGCTGTCGTGGATGGTCTCGCGGCTCCGGCGGGTGCACTCGATCACCATCGGCGTCATCATTTCCTCGGTCGGCCTCGTGCTGGCCGGATTCACGACCGCCGGCGTGTTCTGCATTCTCGGCATCATGGTCTTCTCGGTGGGCGAGATGCTCGCTTCGCCGAAAATGAACGAGTACCTCGGCGTGATCGCGCCCGAGGGGCAGAAGGGGCTCTACATGGGGTACGCCAACGTGCCGCTCGCGGTCGGCTGGGGGTACGGCTCGCTCTACGGCGGACAGGTGTACGGCACCATGGGTGAGAAAGCCAAGCTGGCCGCCGACTACCTCGCCGCCAAGTACCAGGTGCTCGATGTCGCCCGTACCGAGGCGTTCGCGAAACTGCAGGAGGTTTCAGGAATGAACGCCCAGGAGGCGACCGATGCCCTGTGGCACGCCTACCACCCCTACAAGCTCTGGTACCAGTTCGCCGCGGTCGGCCTGTTGTCGGCGGCGGCGATGGTGTGGTACAGTTGGTGGGTGAAAAGGGACGAGAAGGCCAACGCGTAG
- a CDS encoding DinB family protein, with protein sequence MEPYLREILWRQCGAAIDMLENAIAACPDEVWAAPDGPAKAGDCWYLAYHTLFWLDLYLDGAAEGFAPPAPFGLEELDPAGRLPERAYTQDQLLAYLAHGREKCRAAVAGLTDQSARRPCVFRWGEVAYVELLLYTMRHVQHHAAQMNRLLREATGSAPHWVGITRRPLSR encoded by the coding sequence GTGGAACCGTATCTGAGGGAGATTCTCTGGCGCCAGTGCGGAGCCGCCATTGACATGCTCGAGAATGCCATCGCCGCCTGCCCGGACGAGGTCTGGGCGGCGCCGGACGGGCCCGCCAAGGCCGGGGACTGCTGGTACCTCGCCTACCACACCCTGTTCTGGCTTGATCTCTATCTCGATGGTGCGGCGGAGGGGTTCGCGCCGCCGGCCCCGTTCGGGCTCGAGGAGCTCGATCCGGCTGGACGGCTTCCGGAGCGGGCCTACACGCAAGACCAACTGCTGGCCTACCTGGCGCACGGCCGCGAGAAGTGCCGCGCCGCCGTCGCCGGGCTGACCGATCAATCGGCGCGCCGCCCCTGCGTCTTTCGCTGGGGCGAGGTCGCATACGTGGAACTGCTGCTGTACACGATGCGCCACGTGCAGCACCACGCGGCCCAAATGAACCGCCTCCTGCGCGAGGCAACCGGCTCGGCTCCGCACTGGGTCGGGATCACCCGGCGGCCGCTCAGCCGGTGA
- a CDS encoding M28 family peptidase, translating to MAGTLSGRRGSRGALALRRLSFIAALILCAAAPAGGKDLYHVTLTGPTDAEALRGLGLDAVARVADGYLVLIDPPQAAALETSALRSRLVRANIARSDLARDLRTDPGDRARYPVVFESGGLRLVDVRGGIVPDENGWLGLAPLPSTSLPIVCRTARPIGRARPERALDLDSLISLINEDSCRSYVERLQAFGTRKVGTSQNAASRDWLVDKFRSFGYDSVITDSFAAYENWGDGPAVAAFNVIAVKPGTLYPDFHILIGAHRDSSPRQSPGADDDASGIAGVLEIARVAAALETPVSLVFAAFDAEECGLWGSDYYAAEAARREDSIALVLNMDMIGYHENDSAVWVYHTVPGSYGALWGALADSLAGVDLSAHLAAGAAWDAEPFEQRGYEALTLHEYVRMPFVHTARDSAVYINFDYLARVVRGTLATTLVAAETFAPGLLRFALPGPLADPLPAGRPIELEVYLRAAGSGCPAAGGARLHYSFGEGAWDSLSMAESGADRYRAELPPVYEMTPLHFYFTATDTSGSVFAYHDREAPFLAVVAARSEVVFRDDFNQDCGWQVMGGATEGVWERVLPQSAAFWGAPGRDYDNSGYCFLTGNATVEDVDGGTTMLVSPWIAVGAGEARIRYARWFADYYPEGEPYSDTFRVYVRPSPSQSFRLVETVGPVVQADGGWYAREFMAGEIVATTGALQLRFDASDAGADSHVEAAVDDITVWRYTCDPAVLTASLPDWTAGVPYSCSLAAAACCSLLVWTDKNDALAGSGLVLEPSGALSGVPLAAQAINLTAQAVDDSGRVGERTFPFTINPVLEVATDWLPRGMVGAAYSRRLEAEGGTGGRVWRDRDLDLAGSGLALDSSGLLSGTPVAAGGYSFVAEVVDQVGARAVRELAVAVDESYVCGDVSGDGVGPNIQDLSFLVSFLFRGGPPPPVPAAANVDGAGAPGADITVADLTYLVAYMFRSGSAPICAGPSAR from the coding sequence ATGGCCGGCACGCTGTCAGGACGGCGCGGCAGCAGGGGTGCCCTGGCCCTCCGCCGCCTGTCGTTTATCGCGGCGCTCATTCTCTGCGCGGCCGCCCCTGCGGGGGGGAAAGATCTCTATCACGTTACCTTGACCGGTCCGACGGACGCGGAAGCGCTCCGGGGTCTGGGCCTCGATGCGGTGGCCCGGGTCGCCGACGGCTACCTGGTGCTCATCGACCCGCCGCAGGCGGCCGCTCTGGAGACGAGCGCGCTCCGGTCGCGGCTGGTTCGGGCCAACATCGCCCGGAGCGATCTGGCGCGCGACTTGCGAACGGATCCGGGGGACCGCGCCCGCTATCCGGTAGTCTTCGAGAGCGGGGGGTTGCGTCTCGTCGACGTGCGCGGGGGGATTGTGCCGGACGAAAACGGCTGGCTGGGTCTGGCGCCGCTGCCATCGACCAGTCTGCCGATTGTCTGCCGCACGGCCCGGCCGATCGGCCGCGCGCGGCCGGAGCGCGCGCTCGATCTCGACTCGCTGATCAGTCTGATCAATGAGGATTCCTGCCGTTCCTATGTGGAGCGGCTGCAGGCTTTCGGGACGCGCAAGGTGGGCACGAGCCAGAATGCCGCCTCGCGCGACTGGCTTGTCGACAAGTTCCGGTCGTTCGGTTATGACTCGGTGATCACAGACAGCTTCGCCGCCTACGAGAACTGGGGAGACGGTCCGGCGGTGGCCGCATTCAATGTTATCGCCGTCAAGCCGGGGACGCTGTATCCCGATTTTCACATTCTGATCGGCGCCCACCGCGATTCCTCTCCGCGGCAGTCGCCGGGAGCCGACGACGATGCGAGCGGCATCGCCGGCGTGCTCGAAATCGCGCGCGTGGCGGCCGCTCTGGAGACCCCGGTGTCGCTCGTGTTCGCGGCTTTCGACGCTGAAGAGTGCGGGTTGTGGGGCTCTGATTACTACGCCGCGGAGGCGGCGCGGCGGGAGGACAGCATCGCGCTTGTGCTCAACATGGACATGATCGGCTACCACGAGAACGACTCGGCCGTCTGGGTCTATCACACCGTGCCCGGTTCGTACGGAGCGCTCTGGGGAGCCTTGGCCGATTCGCTGGCGGGGGTCGACCTCTCGGCGCACCTGGCGGCCGGCGCGGCGTGGGATGCCGAGCCGTTCGAGCAGCGGGGATACGAGGCCCTCACCCTCCACGAGTATGTCCGTATGCCGTTTGTTCACACCGCGCGCGACAGCGCCGTGTACATCAATTTCGACTACCTCGCGCGCGTTGTGCGGGGGACGCTGGCGACGACGTTGGTGGCCGCCGAGACCTTTGCGCCGGGGCTGCTCCGATTCGCGCTGCCGGGGCCGCTGGCCGACCCACTCCCGGCCGGCCGTCCGATCGAACTCGAGGTGTATCTGCGGGCCGCCGGCTCCGGCTGTCCGGCGGCCGGGGGCGCCCGGCTGCACTACTCGTTCGGCGAGGGGGCGTGGGACTCGCTCTCGATGGCCGAGAGCGGCGCCGATCGCTACCGCGCCGAGCTGCCGCCCGTGTACGAGATGACGCCGCTGCACTTCTACTTCACGGCCACCGACACCTCGGGGTCGGTGTTCGCCTATCATGACCGCGAGGCGCCCTTCCTGGCGGTGGTTGCCGCCCGGTCCGAGGTCGTCTTTCGCGATGACTTCAATCAAGATTGCGGGTGGCAGGTAATGGGCGGGGCGACCGAAGGGGTGTGGGAACGGGTTCTGCCGCAGTCGGCAGCCTTCTGGGGGGCGCCCGGACGCGACTATGATAACTCCGGGTACTGTTTCCTGACCGGTAACGCCACGGTTGAAGACGTGGACGGCGGCACGACGATGCTGGTGTCTCCCTGGATTGCGGTCGGCGCGGGCGAGGCGCGGATTCGGTACGCCCGCTGGTTTGCCGACTACTATCCGGAAGGCGAGCCGTACAGCGATACCTTCCGCGTCTATGTCCGGCCCAGCCCCAGCCAGTCATTTCGGCTCGTGGAGACGGTCGGCCCGGTGGTGCAGGCGGACGGCGGGTGGTACGCGCGTGAGTTCATGGCCGGGGAGATCGTCGCGACGACCGGTGCTCTGCAGCTCCGGTTCGACGCCTCCGATGCCGGCGCGGACTCCCACGTCGAGGCGGCGGTGGACGACATCACCGTATGGCGCTACACCTGCGATCCCGCCGTGCTGACCGCATCCCTGCCTGATTGGACCGCGGGTGTCCCCTATTCCTGCTCGCTGGCGGCGGCGGCCTGCTGCAGCCTGCTGGTGTGGACGGACAAGAACGACGCGCTGGCCGGCAGCGGGCTGGTCCTGGAGCCCTCGGGCGCGCTCTCGGGAGTGCCGCTCGCGGCGCAAGCGATCAATCTGACGGCGCAGGCGGTCGATGACAGCGGGCGGGTCGGGGAGCGCACGTTCCCGTTCACGATCAACCCTGTCCTTGAGGTTGCGACCGATTGGCTGCCGCGCGGCATGGTCGGCGCGGCCTACAGCCGCCGGCTCGAAGCGGAGGGCGGAACCGGGGGGCGGGTGTGGCGCGACCGGGATCTTGATTTGGCCGGCAGCGGCCTGGCCCTGGACTCGTCGGGGCTGCTGAGCGGGACGCCGGTCGCCGCCGGCGGGTATTCGTTCGTGGCGGAAGTGGTTGATCAGGTCGGGGCCCGCGCTGTCAGAGAACTCGCCGTGGCGGTCGACGAGTCCTACGTCTGCGGCGATGTCAGCGGCGACGGCGTCGGACCGAACATACAGGATCTCTCGTTTCTTGTGTCGTTTCTCTTCCGCGGGGGGCCCCCGCCGCCGGTTCCGGCGGCGGCGAATGTTGACGGCGCCGGCGCGCCAGGGGCCGACATTACGGTCGCCGACCTGACCTATCTTGTGGCCTACATGTTTCGGAGCGGTTCCGCGCCGATTTGTGCGGGACCCTCGGCGCGGTGA
- a CDS encoding Smr/MutS family protein, which translates to MTDHAPDPVEYPIDGTLDLHQFAPEDTRAVVEEYLRACLEKRIYALRIVHGKGSGVKRRIVHALLARHPNVVRFRHEEGSGGSWGATVVDLKPD; encoded by the coding sequence GTGACCGACCACGCCCCCGACCCGGTCGAGTACCCGATCGACGGCACCCTCGACCTCCATCAATTCGCCCCCGAGGACACCCGCGCGGTAGTCGAGGAGTACCTTCGCGCCTGCCTGGAAAAGCGGATCTACGCTCTGCGGATTGTGCACGGCAAGGGGAGCGGGGTCAAACGCCGCATCGTCCACGCCCTCCTCGCCCGCCACCCCAACGTTGTCCGCTTCCGCCACGAGGAGGGTTCCGGGGGATCATGGGGCGCCACGGTGGTCGACCTGAAGCCGGATTGA